A window of the Lepus europaeus isolate LE1 chromosome 5, mLepTim1.pri, whole genome shotgun sequence genome harbors these coding sequences:
- the UFC1 gene encoding ubiquitin-fold modifier-conjugating enzyme 1, whose protein sequence is MADEATRRVVSEIPVLKTNAGPRDRELWVQRLKEEYQSLIRYVENNKNADNDWFRLESNKEGTRWFGKCWYIHDLLKYEFDIEFDIPITYPTTAPEIAVPELDGKTAKMYRGGKICLTDHFKPLWARNVPKFGLAHLMALGLGPWLAVEIPDLIQKGVIQHKEKCSQ, encoded by the exons ATGGCGGACGAGGCCACACGGCGTGTGGTTTCTGAGATCCCAGTGCTGAAGACTAATGCCGGACCCCGAGATCGAGAATTGTGGGTGCAGCGACTGAAGGAGGAATATCAGTCTCTTATCCGG TATGTGGAGAACAACAAGAATGCGGACAATGACTGGTTCCGACTGGAGTCCAACAAGGAAGGCACTCG GTGGTTCGGGAAATGCTGGTACATCCATGATCTCCTCAAATACGAGTTTGACATTGAGTTTGAC ATTCCTATCACATATCCCACCACTGCTCCAGAAATTGCAGTCCCTGAGCTGGATGGAAAGACAGCAAAGATGTACAG GGGTGGCAAAATATGCCTGACTGACCACTTCAAACCTCTGTGGGCCAGGAATGTGCCCAAGTTTGGACTAGCTCATCTCATGGCTCTGGGG CTGGGTCCATGGCTGGCCGTGGAAATCCCTGATCTGATCCAGAAAGGCGTGATTCAGCACAAAGAGAAATGCAGCCAGTGA
- the USP21 gene encoding ubiquitin carboxyl-terminal hydrolase 21, giving the protein MPQASEHRLGRTREPPLNVQPRVGSKLPFAPRARSKERRNPVPGPNPMLRPLPPRPGPPDERLKKLELGRGRTSGPRPRGPLRADHGVPLPGSPPPTVALPLPSRTNLTRSKSVSSGDLRPMGIALGGHRGAGELGAALSRLALRPEPPTLRRSTSLRRLGGFPGPPTLLSIRTEPPPSHGSFHMVSARPCEPFYSDDKMAHHTLLLGSGHVGLRNLGNTCFLNAVLQCLSSTRPLRDFCLRRDFRQEVPGGGRAQELTEAFADVIGALWHPDSCEAVNPTRFRAVFQKYVPSFSGYSQQDAQEFLKLLMERLHLEINRRGRRAPPILASGPAPTPPRRGGALLEEPELSDDDRANLMWKRYLEREDSKIVDLFVGQLKSCLKCQACGYRSTTFEVFCDLSLPIPKKGFAGGKVSLRDCFSLFTKEEELELENAPVCDRCRQKTRSTKKLTVQRFPRILVLHLNRFSTSRGSIKKSSVGVDFPLQRLSLGDFASDKAGSPVYQLYALCNHSGSVHYGHYTALCRCQTGWHVYNDSRVSPVSENQVASSEGYVLFYQLMQEPPRCL; this is encoded by the exons ATGCCCCAGGCCTCTGAGCACCGCCTGGGCCGGACCCGAGAGCCACCTCTTAATGTCCAGCCCCGAGTGGGATCCAAGCTACCATTTGCCCCTCGGGCCCGCAGCAAGGAGCGCCGCAACCCAGTCCCTGGGCCAAACCCCATGTTACGACCTCTGCCTCCCCGGCCAGGTCCCCCAGATGAACGGCTCAAGAAACTGGAGCTGGGACGGGGACGGACCTCGGGCCCTCGTCCCAGGGGACCCCTTCGGGCAGATCATGGGGTTCCCCTGCCTGGCTCACCACCCCCGACTGTGgctctccctctgccatcccgGACCAATTTAACGCGTTCCAAGTCtgtgagcagtggggacttgCGTCCAATGGGGATTGCCTTAGGAGGGCACCGTGGTGCTGGAGAGCTAGGGGCTGCACTGAGCCGCCTGGCACTCCGGCCTGAGCCACCCACCTTGAGACGCAGCACCTCTCTCCGCCGCCTCGGGGGCTTTCCTGGGCCCCCCACCCTGCTCAGCATACGGACAGAGCCCCCTCCTTCCCACGGCTCCTTCCACATGGTATCTGCCCGGCCCTGTGAACCCTTCTACTCTGATGACAAGATG GCTCATCACACGCTGCTTCTGGGCTCCGGTCACGTTGGCCTCCGAAATCTGGGAAACACG TGCTTCCTGAATGCCGTGCTGCAGTGTCTGAGCAGCACTCGGCCTCTTCGGGACTTCTGTCTGCGAAGGGACTTCCGGCAAGAGGTGCCTGGAGGGGGCCGGGCCCAAGAGCTCACCGAAG CCTTTGCAGATGTGATCGGTGCCCTCTGGCACCCTGACTCCTGCGAAGCTGTGAACCCTACTCGATTCCGAGCCGTCTTCCAGAAATACGTTCCCTCCTTCTCTGGATACAG CCAGCAGGATGCCCAAGAGTTCCTGAAGCTCCTCATGGAGCGACTACACCTTGAAATCAACCGACGAGGCCGCCGGGCTCCCCCGATCCTGGCCAGCGGTCCAGCTCCCACTCCACCCCGCCGAGGAGGGGCGCTGCTAGAGGAGCCTGAGTTAAG TGACGATGACCGAGCCAACCTAATGTGGAAACGTTACCTGGAGCGAGAGGACAGCAAGATTGTGG ACCTGTTTGTGGGCCAGTTGAAAAGTTGTCTCAAGTGCCAGGCCTGTGGGTATCGCTCCACGACCTTCGAGGTTTTTTGTGACCTGTCCCTGCCCATCCCCAAG AAAGGATTTGCTGGGGGCAAGGTGTCTCTGCGGGATTGTTTCAGCCTTTTCACCAAGGAAGAAGAGCTAGAATTGGAGAACGCCCCA GTGTGTGACCGGTGTCGGCAGAAAACACGGAGTACCAAAAAGCTGACAGTGCAGAGGTTCCCCCGAATCCTCGTGCTGC ATCTGAATCGATTTTCCACCTCCCGAGGCTCCATCAAGAAAAGTTCAGTAGGTGTAGACTTCCCACTGCAGCGACTGAGCCTAGGGGACTTTGCCAGTGACAAAGCCG GAAGCCCTGTATACCAGCTGTATGCCCTTTGCAACCACTCGGGCAGCGTCCACTATGGCCACTACACAGCCCTGTGCCGGTGCCAGACTGGTTGGCATGTCTACAATGACTCTCG TGTCTCCCCTGTCAGTGAAAACCAGGTGGCGTCCAGTGAGGGCTACGTGCTGTTCTACCAACTGATGCAGGAGCCGCCCCGGTGCCTGTGA